In Pseudobacter ginsenosidimutans, the following are encoded in one genomic region:
- a CDS encoding RNA polymerase sigma factor encodes MEKQEDIILLNRLKAGDMQAYELLYKKYYKLLSAEAYLILEDAMEAEDQVQTLFVELWQRQLFNAINGSVKAYLQRATHNRCLKVIRKRKSVSRHFGKYLYVVNATPETTTVEKEEADRDFNMHSLLNELPLQRSEAFHLVYIENKKYKEAADHMGISINSVKTHLKLAVRSLRSRFS; translated from the coding sequence ATGGAAAAACAGGAAGATATCATCCTACTAAACAGGTTAAAGGCCGGAGATATGCAGGCTTATGAGCTGTTGTATAAGAAATATTACAAACTGCTCAGCGCCGAAGCATACCTGATCCTGGAAGACGCTATGGAAGCGGAAGACCAGGTTCAGACATTATTTGTTGAGCTCTGGCAAAGGCAATTGTTCAATGCCATCAATGGTTCCGTTAAAGCCTATCTTCAAAGGGCCACTCATAACAGGTGCCTGAAAGTGATCAGGAAAAGAAAGTCCGTTTCCCGCCATTTCGGAAAATATTTATATGTTGTAAATGCAACTCCTGAAACTACTACTGTTGAAAAGGAAGAAGCAGACAGGGATTTCAATATGCATTCCCTCCTGAATGAGCTGCCCCTGCAACGTTCGGAAGCTTTTCATCTCGTATATATCGAAAATAAAAAATACAAGGAGGCAGCCGATCATATGGGGATTTCAATCAATTCAGTCAAAACCCATCTTAAACTTGCTGTAAGATCCTTGCGCAGCCGCTTTTCCTGA
- a CDS encoding FecR family protein, whose translation MKSGSYNDAPRKQTIKFNHQHRMKLSQEHIRRLLMEKIAGTISEEDDQMIEAEIELDPAVKASWEAICRTMKSEEAEDFLNNLDADRSWDSVAAKIQAGTPGRSRLYKRIAVAAAVLLLLVSGLWLSLRLRSSGSSPLAKQTQLSGKSTDSLQHAVGLYMADGRQINLTDSAGRVIDLGDAALNTSGNSMQLQAAKTGKQEWTTVSVPAKLDYRIVLADGSEVWLNSSSSLRFPLRFTDSLREVFVEGEAFFRISKNASQPFVVHSKAADIRVLGTAFNVHAYHAGKATISLVEGSVKTRIPGAEKETMLKPGLEAVIDTATGSSVRSFKSANTLSWMKGIYYFHDIPLYEIGEVLERWFGLTLVYSDASLRNLPVTGAIEKDQPLADFLSSLQTTAGIKTEIRQNQLYLIR comes from the coding sequence ATGAAAAGCGGGTCATATAATGATGCACCGCGTAAACAGACCATTAAATTCAATCACCAGCACCGGATGAAATTATCCCAGGAACATATCAGACGCCTTCTCATGGAAAAGATCGCGGGAACGATCAGTGAAGAAGATGACCAGATGATCGAAGCGGAGATCGAACTTGACCCGGCGGTAAAAGCCAGTTGGGAAGCTATTTGCAGGACTATGAAGAGTGAAGAAGCAGAAGACTTCCTGAACAATCTCGATGCAGATCGTTCCTGGGATTCGGTGGCCGCCAAAATACAGGCAGGTACTCCCGGCAGGTCGCGTCTTTACAAAAGGATAGCCGTTGCGGCGGCTGTGCTGTTGTTGCTGGTATCGGGGCTCTGGCTTAGCCTGAGACTCCGGAGCTCCGGCTCTTCGCCACTGGCTAAACAAACACAACTGTCAGGAAAAAGTACAGATAGCCTGCAACATGCAGTGGGACTCTACATGGCAGATGGAAGACAGATCAATTTGACGGATAGCGCAGGTCGCGTGATCGATCTCGGCGATGCCGCACTCAATACTTCAGGCAACAGCATGCAATTGCAGGCAGCCAAAACAGGAAAACAGGAATGGACAACCGTTTCCGTTCCTGCAAAACTGGATTACCGGATCGTGCTGGCAGATGGTTCTGAAGTATGGCTCAATTCCTCTTCCAGTCTACGGTTCCCGCTGCGTTTTACCGACAGTTTACGCGAAGTATTCGTGGAAGGTGAGGCGTTTTTCAGGATCAGTAAAAATGCTTCGCAGCCTTTTGTTGTACATAGCAAGGCTGCAGATATCCGTGTACTGGGCACTGCTTTCAATGTTCATGCTTATCATGCCGGTAAGGCAACCATCTCTTTGGTGGAAGGTTCCGTTAAAACACGGATACCTGGTGCAGAAAAAGAAACTATGTTGAAACCCGGACTGGAAGCGGTGATCGATACGGCAACAGGATCCAGTGTCCGCAGTTTCAAATCTGCCAATACACTGTCCTGGATGAAAGGCATTTATTATTTTCATGATATACCACTTTACGAGATCGGCGAAGTGTTGGAGCGCTGGTTTGGACTTACACTTGTATACAGCGATGCATCATTACGCAATCTCCCCGTTACCGGCGCCATCGAGAAAGATCAGCCACTGGCAGATTTTCTTTCCAGTCTGCAAACCACAGCCGGTATCAAAACCGAGATCCGCCAAAATCAATTATACCTCATCAGATAA